The nucleotide sequence GTACGCCAAGCGCTTCCCCCACTCGATGGGCGAGTGGACCCCGGACTCCAAGACCGCCGTCGCCACCATGGGCGCGGACGACTTCCGCGCCAATGAGCAGTCCGTGACCCTGCCGGCCGCCGACGTGCTGACGATCGAGTTCACCGACGAGGACGGCAAGACCACCGTGCTCAAGGAGGGCCTGAAGGTCCTCAAGGGCGAGGTCGTGGACGGCACGTTCATGTCCGCCAAGGCCCTGGACGCGTTCCTCGCCGAGCAGGTCAAGCGCGCCAAGGAGGAGGGCATCCTCTTCTCCGCGCACCTGAAGGCCACCATGATGAAGGTCTCCGACCCGGTGATCTTCGGCCACGTCGTGAAGGCCTACTTCTCCGAGCTGTTCGAGAAGTACGGCGAGCAGCTGGCCGCCGCCGGCCTGTCCGCGAACAACGGCCTCGCCGCGATCGAGGGCGGCCTGGACAAGCTCGACGCCGAGACCGCCGAGGGTGTGCGCGCCGCCATCGCCGCCGCCTACGAGAACGGCCCGGACGTGGCCATGGTGAACTCCGCCAAGGGCATCACCAACCTCCACGTGCCCTCCGACGTGATCGTGGACGCCTCCATGCCCGCCATGATCCGCAACTCCGGCCGCATGTGGAACAAGCACGACCAGACCCAGGACACCCTGGCCGTCATCCCGGACTCCTCCTACGCCGGCGTCTTCCAGGCCGTGATCGACGACTGCAAGGCCAACGGCGCCTACGACCCCTCCACCATGGGCACCGTCCCGAACGTGGGCCTCATGGCGCAGAAGGCCGAGGAGTACGGCTCGCACGACAAGACGTTCATCATGGACGCCGCGGGCACCGTGGCCGTGAAGAACTCCGCCGGGGAGACCCTGCTCTCCCACGACGTCGAGGCCGGCGACATCTGGCGCGCCTGCCAGACCAAGGACGTCCCGGTGCGCGACTGGGTGAAGCTGGCCGTGACCCGCGCCCGCGCGTCCCAGACCCCGGCCGTGTTCTGGCTGGACGAGACCCGCGCCCACGACCGCGAGCTCATCAAGAAGGTCGAGGAGTACCTCAAGGAGCACGACACCGAGGGCCTGGATCTGCGCATCCTCTCCCCGGTGGAGGCCACCAAGCTCTCGGTGGAGCGCATCCGCCGCGGCGAGGACACCATCTCCGTGACCGGCAACGTGCTGCGTGACTACAACACGGACCTGTTCCCGATCCTCGAGCTGGGCACGTCCGCGAAGATGCTGTCGATCGTCCCGCTGCTCAACGGCGGCGGCCTGTTCGAGACCGGCGCGGGCGGCTCCGCCCCGAAGCACGTGCAGCAGCTGCTGGAGGAGAACCACCTTCGCTGGGACTCCCTCGGCGAGTTCCTCGCGCTGGCCGTGTCCTTCGAGCACGAGGCGGTCGCGAACGAGAACCACCGCGCGCAGGTCCTGGCGGACACCCTGGACGCCGCCACCGGCACCCTGCTGATCGAGGGCAAGTCCCCGAAGCGCAAGGTCGGCGAGCTGGACAACCGCGGCAGCCACTTCTACCTGGCGCTGTACTGGGCCCGCGAGCTGGCGAAGCAGACCGAGGACGCCGAGCTGGCGGCCGCGGCGAAGCCGATCGCCGAGGAGCTGGGGGCCCAGGAGGAGACCATCCTGGCCGAGCTCAACGGCGTGCAGGGCTCCCCGGTGGACCTGGGCGGCTACTACGCGCCGGATATGGAGAAGGTCACCTCCGTGATGCGTCCGTCCGCGACGCTCAACGCGATCGTGGACAAGCTCTCCGTCTGAGCATCTGAGCGCCTGGGGCCGGGTCGCGTGCGTGGAGCGCGCGGCCCGGCCCCTTCTCGTGTCCGCAACGCGGGTTGAGTTGTCACGGGTGTTCGAGCCCCGGACCCGTGACAACTCAACCCGCGTTGCCCGGAGGGAGGGGTGGTCAGCCCGCGTGTGCCGCCTCGTGGGCCAGCAGGGCCTGCTTCGCGGCGGTGCCGTAGAGGTAGTGGCCGGCGGCGCCGTCGGCGCGCACCACGCGGTGGCAGGGCACGACGACGGCCACCAGGTTGGCGGCGCACGCCCCGCCGGCGGCGCGCACGGCCCGCGGGGCCCCGCACCGTTCGGCCAGGCCGCCGTAGGTGGCGGGGGAGCCGGGGGCGATGCCGCGCAGCTCCCGCCACGCCCGCTGCCGGAACGCGGTGCCCGGCTGGGCGACGTCGAGGGCGTCCAGCGCGGCCACGTCCCCCGCGGCGTAGGCGGCCAGGGCGTCGGCGACGGGCTGGGACGCACCCGGACGCGGCTCCACGGGGCGCGGGTTCATCTCGCGGTCGGCGGTCTCCGGGTCCAGGGCCACGAGCCGGTCCATGAGCGTCTCGAGGAGGCGCCCGACCGCGGCGGCGGGGGGCTGCGAGTCCCCCGGCACGGCCACGCCGGAGGCGCGCACCGTCTGGTCCTCGGGGGAGAAGACGGCCACGAGGGTCAGCTCGGTGGCGGGCAGGGCGGCCGCGGTCCAGCGCAGCTCGGGAAGCAGATCCATCCCCTCATTGTCCTGCACGGCCCGGCCCGGACAGGTGTTCGCCCGTCCGCTCCCTGTGTCAGGCTGGCGTCCATGACCGAGATCCGCGTCTTCGAGCACCGCACCCTCCTGCGCCACCCGCGTGAGGTCGTCTTCCGCTGGCTGGAGAACCCCGGCGCGC is from Micrococcus luteus NCTC 2665 and encodes:
- a CDS encoding NADP-dependent isocitrate dehydrogenase → MSKIIYTLTDEAPMLATASLLPIVRAYAGTAGVELETRDISLAGRILAAFKDVLPEEQRTADALAELGELVKTPEANVIKLPNISASVPQLRAAIKELQAHGYALPEYPDEPKTDAEKDAKARYDSVKGSAVNPVLREGNSDRRAPKAVKEYAKRFPHSMGEWTPDSKTAVATMGADDFRANEQSVTLPAADVLTIEFTDEDGKTTVLKEGLKVLKGEVVDGTFMSAKALDAFLAEQVKRAKEEGILFSAHLKATMMKVSDPVIFGHVVKAYFSELFEKYGEQLAAAGLSANNGLAAIEGGLDKLDAETAEGVRAAIAAAYENGPDVAMVNSAKGITNLHVPSDVIVDASMPAMIRNSGRMWNKHDQTQDTLAVIPDSSYAGVFQAVIDDCKANGAYDPSTMGTVPNVGLMAQKAEEYGSHDKTFIMDAAGTVAVKNSAGETLLSHDVEAGDIWRACQTKDVPVRDWVKLAVTRARASQTPAVFWLDETRAHDRELIKKVEEYLKEHDTEGLDLRILSPVEATKLSVERIRRGEDTISVTGNVLRDYNTDLFPILELGTSAKMLSIVPLLNGGGLFETGAGGSAPKHVQQLLEENHLRWDSLGEFLALAVSFEHEAVANENHRAQVLADTLDAATGTLLIEGKSPKRKVGELDNRGSHFYLALYWARELAKQTEDAELAAAAKPIAEELGAQEETILAELNGVQGSPVDLGGYYAPDMEKVTSVMRPSATLNAIVDKLSV
- a CDS encoding methylated-DNA--[protein]-cysteine S-methyltransferase, yielding MDLLPELRWTAAALPATELTLVAVFSPEDQTVRASGVAVPGDSQPPAAAVGRLLETLMDRLVALDPETADREMNPRPVEPRPGASQPVADALAAYAAGDVAALDALDVAQPGTAFRQRAWRELRGIAPGSPATYGGLAERCGAPRAVRAAGGACAANLVAVVVPCHRVVRADGAAGHYLYGTAAKQALLAHEAAHAG